One window from the genome of Deinococcus arcticus encodes:
- a CDS encoding outer membrane lipoprotein carrier protein LolA, giving the protein MTRRLTLTLLATLLPVAGAQTAQDILAKVDAAQKAARDVSFRLSGTAALDTSTQKIDLTIKAIPAQSVARVQFAAPDALADNVVVADKNEVRQYLYLTNQITVTSTKKAADAAGFGFDFTQLSNTANMLSGYNVRLLGTSGAAGARLYQLEATPKNSGGDRTRVWITEAGWRPTRIQVLSSGGKTVADLNVSNYRINSGLTAASLRALPKDAQIIRQ; this is encoded by the coding sequence ATGACCCGACGCCTGACCCTGACCCTGCTGGCCACCCTGCTGCCGGTGGCTGGTGCCCAGACCGCCCAGGACATTCTTGCCAAGGTGGACGCCGCGCAAAAGGCGGCCCGCGACGTCTCCTTCCGGCTCAGTGGCACCGCCGCGCTGGACACCAGCACCCAGAAGATTGACCTGACCATCAAGGCCATTCCGGCCCAGAGCGTGGCGCGAGTGCAGTTCGCCGCCCCCGACGCCCTGGCCGACAATGTGGTGGTGGCCGACAAGAATGAGGTGCGTCAGTACCTGTACCTGACCAACCAGATCACGGTGACCAGCACCAAGAAGGCGGCCGATGCGGCCGGGTTTGGGTTCGATTTCACCCAGCTGAGCAACACTGCCAACATGCTCAGCGGCTACAACGTGAGGTTGCTGGGTACCAGCGGCGCAGCGGGCGCGCGCCTGTACCAGCTGGAAGCCACCCCGAAGAACAGCGGCGGCGACCGCACCCGCGTATGGATCACCGAAGCGGGCTGGCGCCCCACGCGCATTCAGGTGCTCAGCAGCGGCGGCAAAACGGTGGCCGACCTGAATGTCTCCAACTACCGCATCAACAGCGGCCTCACGGCGGCGTCTCTGCGCGCCCTGCCCAAGGACGCCCAGATTATTCGTCAGTAA
- a CDS encoding LysM peptidoglycan-binding domain-containing C40 family peptidase, whose amino-acid sequence MKLSCALLTVLALFSAASAATYTVKPGDTLYSIAKATGVDAPTLMKLNRLGSTTIQVGQKLSTGGSAQTAARPAQAAPATPAARNTGGAYVRAAASNFLGIRYVLGGTGRGGIDCSAYTMNVFRQLGISLPRTAAAQWRVGSAVSRRDLRAGDLVFFNTMGRTASHVGIYLGDGLMANANSYQGRTVIEPLFGNAYWANRYDGARRVLN is encoded by the coding sequence ATGAAACTCTCCTGTGCCCTTCTGACCGTCCTCGCGCTCTTCAGCGCCGCCAGTGCCGCCACCTACACCGTGAAGCCCGGCGACACCCTGTACTCCATCGCCAAGGCCACGGGCGTGGACGCCCCCACCCTGATGAAGCTCAACCGCCTGGGCAGCACCACCATTCAGGTGGGCCAGAAGCTCAGCACCGGCGGCAGCGCCCAGACGGCCGCCCGTCCCGCCCAGGCCGCGCCCGCTACTCCGGCTGCCCGGAACACTGGGGGCGCCTACGTGCGCGCCGCCGCCAGCAACTTCCTGGGCATTCGGTACGTGCTGGGCGGCACCGGGCGCGGCGGCATTGACTGCAGCGCCTACACCATGAACGTGTTCCGCCAACTGGGCATCAGCCTGCCGCGCACCGCCGCCGCCCAGTGGCGCGTGGGCAGCGCCGTCAGCCGCCGCGATCTGCGGGCCGGCGATCTGGTGTTCTTCAACACCATGGGCCGCACCGCCAGCCACGTGGGCATCTACCTGGGCGACGGCCTGATGGCCAACGCCAACAGCTACCAGGGCCGCACCGTGATTGAGCCCCTGTTCGGCAACGCCTACTGGGCCAACCGCTACGACGGCGCCCGCCGCGTCCTGAACTGA
- a CDS encoding DUF1844 domain-containing protein, producing the protein MPHPDFVGLVNTLQATAEAALGDLNAATASAARDGLLEERRARQTAERSLKLLTMLAEKTRGNLDFTEADLLGDAITSLRARLQATGAEH; encoded by the coding sequence ATGCCCCACCCGGATTTTGTTGGACTTGTGAATACGCTGCAGGCCACGGCGGAAGCCGCGCTGGGCGACCTGAATGCCGCCACGGCCAGCGCCGCCCGCGACGGCCTGCTGGAGGAACGCCGCGCGCGCCAGACCGCCGAACGCAGCCTGAAGCTGCTGACCATGCTGGCCGAAAAGACCCGGGGCAATCTGGATTTCACCGAAGCCGATCTGCTGGGTGACGCCATCACCAGCCTGCGCGCCCGCCTGCAGGCGACCGGCGCCGAGCACTGA
- the dtd gene encoding D-aminoacyl-tRNA deacylase — protein sequence MRAVLQRVTQARCTVAGKVTGQTGPGLLVLLGVAPGDTEETARALAARIAKVRIFGDDAGKMNRSVQDVGGGVLSISQFTLYADTRSGNRPSFTGAAPPEQARVLYGVFNVALRELGLPVGEGVFGAHMTIDLTNDGPVTLTLEMA from the coding sequence GTGCGCGCCGTGCTTCAGCGGGTGACGCAGGCCCGCTGCACCGTCGCCGGGAAAGTAACGGGCCAGACGGGGCCAGGGCTGCTGGTGCTGCTGGGGGTGGCGCCAGGCGACACCGAGGAGACCGCCCGGGCCCTGGCCGCCCGCATTGCCAAGGTGCGCATATTTGGTGATGACGCCGGGAAGATGAACCGCAGCGTGCAGGATGTGGGCGGCGGCGTGCTGAGCATCAGCCAGTTCACGCTGTATGCCGACACCCGCAGCGGCAACCGCCCCAGCTTTACCGGCGCCGCCCCACCCGAGCAGGCCCGGGTGCTCTACGGCGTGTTCAATGTCGCGCTGCGCGAGCTGGGCCTGCCCGTGGGCGAGGGCGTGTTTGGTGCCCACATGACCATTGACCTGACCAACGACGGCCCGGTGACCCTGACGCTGGAGATGGCCTGA
- a CDS encoding LysM peptidoglycan-binding domain-containing M23 family metallopeptidase, with the protein MIRRTALLAALLCVGGAAAYTVKPGDTLYAIAKAHGTTVEVLTRLNGLQGTALKVGQDLKLPGAGTASTPAPPRSAPLPPEQLAPTPTGARIAGVNITVPASLRMGEAFVLRLSGARAAQATVRFPSEVGEDVRRPNEVLRPSGAAGEYVVPGRVVLGKTTPVVYEVTLDGALVRGRIPVAGLDQPIQHLNLPARISGVLQDPARKAEDALVEQAYARRTPQAWSRPFAPALQGAVPTSSSFGQPRTYVAGGPVAYHFGTDYPARTGTPVRAVNDGTVVIAGRYPVRGGLVVIDHGAGVTSLYFHQSRVTVKVGQKVARGDQIGEVGSTGLSAGPHLHLEIRVRGEGTNPAGWMNRLWPR; encoded by the coding sequence ATGATTCGCCGCACCGCCCTGCTGGCCGCGCTCCTCTGTGTGGGGGGCGCGGCGGCCTATACCGTCAAGCCCGGCGACACCCTGTATGCCATTGCCAAGGCCCACGGCACCACTGTGGAGGTGCTGACGCGCCTGAACGGCCTGCAGGGCACCGCCCTGAAGGTGGGCCAGGACCTGAAGCTGCCCGGTGCTGGGACTGCCTCCACGCCGGCCCCCCCGCGCTCCGCGCCCCTGCCGCCAGAGCAACTGGCCCCCACCCCCACGGGCGCGCGCATTGCGGGCGTGAACATCACGGTGCCGGCCAGCCTGCGCATGGGCGAGGCGTTTGTGCTGCGCCTGAGTGGCGCGCGGGCCGCCCAGGCCACCGTGCGCTTTCCCAGTGAGGTGGGCGAGGACGTGCGCCGCCCCAATGAGGTGCTCAGGCCCTCGGGCGCCGCCGGCGAGTATGTGGTGCCGGGGCGCGTGGTGCTGGGCAAAACCACCCCGGTGGTCTACGAGGTGACCCTGGACGGCGCGCTGGTGCGCGGGCGCATTCCAGTGGCGGGGCTGGACCAGCCGATTCAGCATCTCAACCTGCCGGCCCGCATCAGCGGCGTGTTGCAGGACCCCGCCCGCAAGGCCGAGGACGCCCTGGTGGAACAGGCCTACGCCCGGCGCACCCCGCAAGCCTGGAGCCGGCCGTTCGCGCCGGCGCTGCAGGGGGCGGTGCCCACCAGCAGTTCCTTTGGGCAGCCGCGCACCTACGTGGCCGGCGGCCCGGTGGCCTACCACTTCGGCACCGATTACCCGGCCAGGACCGGCACCCCCGTGCGGGCCGTGAATGACGGCACGGTGGTGATTGCCGGGCGCTACCCGGTGCGCGGCGGTCTGGTCGTCATTGACCACGGCGCGGGCGTGACCAGCCTATACTTTCACCAGAGCCGGGTGACCGTGAAGGTGGGGCAGAAGGTGGCGCGCGGCGACCAGATTGGCGAGGTGGGCAGCACCGGCCTGAGCGCCGGGCCGCACCTGCACCTGGAAATCCGGGTGCGCGGCGAGGGCACCAACCCGGCAGGCTGGATGAACCGCCTGTGGCCCCGCTAG
- a CDS encoding N-formylglutamate amidohydrolase, which yields MPPLSDLLIVTPHPSGQLPADVLHDMLGEAVFDTAAREALLRRVFLDGDPYTELLYHVPGARHVQAPWSRFAADLNRERGDRADNGVLKLTGFDRDTLYPPGFVLSEEAREARLRRLWDPFDALLAAEALHSRLMIVGHAMAPQGPALGHDTGTPRPAVCLMPGTAGAPTFPVALWPALQGAAQQAFGPAIARSSDPRVTVGEPWSTDTLSRTHGARAGIPAFGVEFNTALYLQGGQPQEEQLRALNRGLIAFARAALSLLA from the coding sequence ATGCCCCCGCTCAGCGACCTGTTGATCGTCACGCCCCATCCGTCCGGGCAACTGCCGGCAGACGTCTTGCACGACATGCTGGGCGAGGCCGTGTTCGACACGGCGGCGCGTGAGGCGCTGCTGCGCCGGGTGTTTCTGGACGGCGATCCGTACACAGAGCTGCTGTACCACGTGCCCGGCGCCCGGCATGTGCAGGCCCCCTGGAGCCGCTTTGCCGCCGACCTGAACCGCGAGCGCGGTGACCGCGCCGACAACGGTGTGCTGAAACTCACCGGCTTTGACCGGGATACCCTGTACCCCCCAGGCTTCGTGCTGAGCGAGGAAGCCCGCGAAGCCCGCCTGCGCCGCCTGTGGGACCCCTTTGATGCGCTGCTGGCCGCAGAGGCGCTCCACAGCCGCCTGATGATCGTGGGGCACGCCATGGCCCCGCAGGGCCCGGCCCTGGGTCACGACACCGGGACCCCCCGCCCGGCCGTCTGCCTGATGCCCGGCACCGCCGGGGCGCCCACCTTTCCGGTGGCCCTGTGGCCCGCGCTGCAGGGGGCCGCGCAGCAGGCGTTTGGCCCGGCCATCGCCCGCAGCTCCGACCCCCGCGTGACCGTGGGCGAGCCCTGGAGCACCGATACCCTCAGCCGCACCCACGGCGCGCGGGCGGGCATTCCCGCATTTGGCGTCGAGTTCAATACCGCGCTGTACCTGCAGGGCGGTCAGCCCCAGGAGGAGCAGCTGCGCGCCCTGAACCGGGGCTTGATCGCGTTTGCCAGAGCGGCGCTGTCGCTGCTGGCCTAA
- a CDS encoding polyprenyl synthetase family protein: MRPELLSRVLSLLPQSAARPELRDYHEMLRDYPQRGGKGLRSELLLHSARAHGLRDTDPGWERALWLAAALELFQNWVLIHDDIEDDSEDRRGRPALHRLHGVALAINAGDGLHAYMWAAVHRAGVTGGMDAFLQMIHRTAEGQHLDLCWVERQEWALREADYLEMVRLKTAYYTVVVPLQLGALAAGATPHTGFETAGLALGTAFQIRDDVLNLLGDPLKYGKEIGGDLLEGKRTLIALHWLSTAPEAQRQVFLAQMARPRPDKDPATVAQLQAWLLESGSVAHAQAVAAQEAASGLQLLQDALSGARDRVAAAELLSTVRDLATREA, translated from the coding sequence ATGCGCCCCGAACTGCTGTCCCGCGTGCTGTCGCTGCTGCCCCAGTCCGCCGCCCGGCCCGAACTGCGCGACTACCACGAGATGCTGCGTGACTATCCGCAGCGGGGCGGCAAGGGCCTGCGCTCGGAACTGCTGCTGCACAGCGCCCGCGCCCACGGCCTGCGAGACACCGACCCGGGCTGGGAGCGCGCGCTGTGGCTGGCCGCCGCCCTGGAACTGTTTCAGAACTGGGTGCTGATTCACGACGACATTGAGGACGACAGCGAGGACCGCCGGGGCCGCCCCGCGCTGCACCGCCTGCATGGGGTGGCGCTGGCCATCAACGCGGGCGACGGCCTGCACGCCTACATGTGGGCGGCCGTGCACCGCGCCGGGGTCACGGGCGGCATGGACGCCTTTTTGCAGATGATTCACCGCACCGCCGAAGGCCAGCACCTGGACCTGTGCTGGGTGGAGCGCCAGGAGTGGGCGCTGCGCGAGGCCGATTACCTGGAGATGGTGCGGCTGAAAACGGCCTACTACACGGTGGTGGTGCCGCTGCAACTGGGCGCGCTGGCCGCCGGGGCCACCCCCCATACAGGCTTTGAGACGGCGGGGCTGGCGCTGGGCACCGCCTTCCAGATTCGCGACGACGTGCTGAACCTGCTGGGCGATCCCCTCAAATACGGCAAGGAGATTGGCGGCGACCTGCTGGAAGGCAAGCGCACCCTGATTGCGCTGCACTGGCTGAGCACGGCCCCCGAAGCGCAGCGGCAGGTGTTTCTGGCCCAGATGGCCCGCCCGCGCCCCGACAAGGACCCGGCCACCGTGGCGCAGCTGCAGGCGTGGCTGCTGGAGAGCGGCAGCGTGGCCCACGCTCAGGCGGTTGCGGCGCAGGAAGCCGCCAGTGGCCTGCAGCTGCTGCAAGACGCCCTGAGCGGCGCCCGCGATCGCGTGGCCGCCGCCGAGTTGCTGAGCACCGTGCGCGACCTCGCCACCCGCGAGGCGTGA
- a CDS encoding alpha/beta fold hydrolase, translating to MVTAPLLLRSVWALLVLALLGAVGVAAAQGAPTTALRPALSGEQRTLTLPGFGAVAYAADPRGTGRPLVLLHSVNAAASAYEMKPLWDLYAGQRPVYALEWPGFGRSARPDVPYTPAQMTAALSALLDTLGPLESGVDVVALSLGSEFAARAALADPRIRRLALISPTGLGRARGEPNPNTVRALRAVSGPLYAALRTRPSIEFFLGRSFRGPVDEGLLNYALETSRQPGAVYGPLAFLTGALFTPDAYGELYARLSVPVLVLYDQDAFTSFERLPELLGRPGVQAVRIEGTDGLPHFERPAEVKAALDRFWSESR from the coding sequence ATGGTCACCGCGCCCCTTCTGCTGCGTTCTGTTTGGGCCCTGCTGGTGCTGGCGTTGCTGGGCGCCGTGGGGGTGGCGGCGGCGCAGGGGGCGCCCACCACGGCGCTGCGCCCGGCCCTGAGCGGCGAGCAGCGCACGCTGACGCTGCCGGGGTTTGGGGCCGTGGCCTACGCGGCGGACCCCCGGGGCACAGGCCGCCCGCTGGTGCTGCTACACAGCGTGAACGCGGCGGCCAGCGCCTACGAGATGAAACCGCTGTGGGACCTGTACGCGGGCCAGCGCCCGGTGTACGCCCTGGAGTGGCCGGGTTTTGGCCGCAGCGCCCGCCCCGACGTGCCCTACACCCCCGCGCAGATGACCGCCGCCCTGAGCGCCCTGCTGGACACGCTGGGCCCCCTGGAATCCGGGGTGGATGTGGTGGCCCTGAGCCTGGGCAGCGAGTTCGCCGCCCGCGCCGCCCTGGCCGACCCCCGCATTCGCCGGCTGGCCCTGATCAGCCCCACTGGCCTGGGCCGGGCGCGGGGCGAACCCAACCCGAATACGGTCCGGGCCCTGCGCGCTGTGTCGGGGCCCCTGTACGCCGCGCTGCGCACCCGGCCCAGCATTGAGTTTTTCCTGGGGCGCTCTTTCCGGGGGCCGGTGGACGAGGGGCTGCTGAATTACGCGCTGGAGACCTCGCGCCAGCCGGGAGCGGTGTATGGCCCCCTGGCCTTTCTGACCGGCGCCCTGTTTACCCCGGACGCTTACGGTGAGCTGTACGCGCGCCTGAGCGTGCCCGTCCTGGTGCTGTACGACCAGGACGCCTTTACCTCGTTCGAGCGTCTGCCCGAACTGCTGGGCCGCCCAGGGGTGCAGGCCGTGCGGATTGAAGGCACCGATGGCCTGCCACACTTTGAGCGCCCGGCCGAGGTGAAGGCTGCCCTGGACCGCTTCTGGAGCGAGAGCCGGTAA
- a CDS encoding amidohydrolase family protein, with the protein MAGMSAPAAFIPRLLVCDVLYTGMGGAQSPGGVVVVGGAVAATGHPDALRAAYPHAQEEHVGGVIAPPPVNAHTHLDMSAYAFEALPYFRWLPEVVIAQRERRGVAGALAGADMLAAQGVGGVGDIVNIPAVMDALLARKDLSGVLYFEVLGPIPEQAEERFAGVRALVEGWRRHPRAGELRVGLSPHTPFTVSHRLMRLVTEYAAGEGLPLQIHVAEHPSEVELFATGGGPLWANRMPALYTATFAEVIGRAPEPGLSPVRYLDELGVLAARPTLIHMVNVTPDDIARVARAGCAVVTCPRSNQHLGCGIFPWTAFTAAGVEVALGTDSVASGETLDVRDEVAFARKLYPELDPRLMVRAAVKGGHRVLGSRAPLIRRGENWQEGFVWAGQNEARR; encoded by the coding sequence ATGGCCGGCATGAGCGCCCCTGCCGCCTTTATCCCCCGCCTTCTTGTGTGCGACGTGCTGTATACCGGCATGGGGGGCGCGCAGTCGCCGGGCGGCGTGGTGGTGGTGGGCGGCGCAGTGGCGGCCACCGGCCACCCGGACGCCCTGCGCGCTGCCTACCCCCACGCCCAGGAGGAGCACGTGGGCGGCGTGATTGCCCCGCCCCCGGTGAACGCCCACACCCACCTGGACATGAGCGCCTATGCCTTTGAGGCCCTGCCGTATTTCCGCTGGCTGCCGGAGGTGGTGATCGCGCAGCGCGAGCGCCGGGGCGTGGCCGGTGCCCTGGCCGGGGCCGACATGCTGGCCGCGCAGGGGGTGGGCGGCGTGGGTGACATCGTGAATATTCCAGCCGTGATGGACGCCCTGCTGGCCCGCAAGGACCTGAGCGGCGTACTGTACTTCGAGGTGCTGGGGCCCATCCCGGAGCAGGCCGAGGAGCGCTTTGCCGGGGTGCGGGCCCTGGTCGAAGGCTGGCGGCGCCACCCCCGCGCCGGCGAGTTGCGTGTGGGCCTCTCGCCCCATACGCCCTTCACCGTCAGCCACCGCCTCATGCGGCTGGTGACCGAGTACGCCGCCGGCGAGGGCCTGCCGCTGCAGATTCATGTGGCCGAGCACCCCAGCGAGGTGGAACTGTTTGCCACGGGTGGGGGGCCGCTGTGGGCCAACCGCATGCCCGCGCTGTACACCGCCACCTTCGCAGAGGTCATCGGGCGCGCGCCCGAACCCGGCCTGAGCCCGGTGCGCTACCTGGACGAACTGGGCGTGCTGGCTGCCCGGCCCACCCTGATCCATATGGTGAACGTGACCCCGGACGACATTGCCCGGGTGGCGCGCGCCGGCTGCGCGGTGGTCACCTGCCCCCGCTCCAATCAGCATCTGGGGTGCGGGATTTTTCCCTGGACCGCCTTCACGGCGGCCGGGGTGGAGGTGGCCCTGGGCACCGATTCCGTGGCCAGCGGCGAAACGCTTGACGTGCGCGACGAGGTGGCCTTTGCCCGGAAACTCTACCCGGAACTGGACCCCCGCCTGATGGTCCGCGCGGCTGTGAAGGGCGGGCACCGCGTACTGGGCAGCCGGGCGCCCCTCATTCGGCGGGGCGAGAACTGGCAGGAGGGGTTTGTCTGGGCTGGGCAGAACGAGGCGCGCCGCTGA
- the secA gene encoding preprotein translocase subunit SecA, translated as MFRVLNKMFDNNQRDVAQIVKTIVQPVNALEEETQKIEDLAAAFLDLRRRVQEGGESLDDVVVPAFALIREAGRRSIGKRHYDVQLIGGYALHKGRIAEMRTGEGKTLVATLALALNALEGRGCHLVTVNDYLARVGMEEMGLLYRTLGLTVGLASRDLQPHQKQAAYACDITYVTNSELGFDYLRDNMAQSREALSLRAEHPLNFAIVDEVDSILIDEARTPLIISGAAEKATDLYYVYAKLIRRLQKGEPAEPGVRTEPTGDYTIDEKSKQVHLTEGGISKIERLLSLSDLYSPENMDKAHMITQAIRARELYQREKDYIVNAEGEVVIIDEFTGRSMPGRRYGEGLHQAIEAKEGVKIENENQTLATITYQNFFRLYNKFAGMTGTAKTEEKEFLDIYGSDVLVIPTNRAILRKDADDLVYRSRLGKYNAVVQEVVEMHATGRPVLIGTASIVTSEQLSDLLTQAGVKHSVLNAKFEAQEASIVAQAGRSGTVTIATNMAGRGTDIMLGGNAEFIIGEAIEQNFGISRFALEAENFIKAVSRLDEGAVALGMLIPGMTEDFARQAVQLQADILADRERVRELGGLHIIGTERHESRRIDNQLRGRAGRQGDPGSSRFYVSFEDDLMRLFANERVVAMMDRLGMDDTQPIEAKMVTGAIEKAQARVEDRNFSTRKQLLEFDNVMSKQRDTIYAQRREVLLGPDEDVEESAEGMIADFVDMQLATYLPIEQPADTWDIEGLRGAVVDAVPQLEGFDFEALRAMSPAQAQDTLLQAVADAFDARKEELSPTMLNSLSRYVLLQVVDQHWKEHLHAMDVLRQGIGLRGYGQRDPFTEYKFEATNMFNEMIDNLKADVTKFIFRMQFGQTA; from the coding sequence ATGTTCCGTGTCCTGAACAAAATGTTCGATAACAACCAGCGCGACGTGGCGCAGATCGTCAAGACGATTGTGCAGCCCGTGAACGCGCTGGAAGAAGAAACCCAGAAGATTGAAGATCTGGCCGCCGCTTTTCTGGACCTGCGCCGCCGCGTGCAGGAGGGCGGTGAGTCTCTGGACGACGTGGTGGTGCCTGCGTTTGCCCTGATCCGCGAAGCCGGGCGCCGCTCCATTGGCAAGCGCCACTACGACGTGCAGCTGATTGGCGGTTACGCCCTGCACAAGGGCCGCATTGCCGAGATGCGCACCGGCGAAGGCAAGACGCTGGTGGCCACCCTGGCCCTGGCGCTGAACGCCCTGGAAGGCCGGGGCTGCCACCTCGTCACCGTGAACGACTATCTGGCGCGTGTGGGCATGGAGGAGATGGGCCTGCTGTACCGCACCCTGGGCCTGACCGTGGGGCTGGCCAGCCGCGACCTGCAGCCGCACCAGAAGCAGGCCGCCTACGCCTGCGACATCACCTATGTCACCAACAGCGAACTGGGCTTCGACTATCTGCGTGACAACATGGCCCAGAGCCGCGAGGCCCTGTCGCTGCGCGCCGAGCATCCCCTGAACTTCGCCATCGTGGACGAGGTGGACTCGATCCTCATTGATGAGGCCCGCACCCCACTGATCATCTCGGGGGCGGCTGAAAAGGCCACAGATCTGTACTACGTGTACGCCAAGCTGATTCGCCGCCTCCAAAAGGGCGAACCGGCCGAACCCGGCGTGCGTACCGAGCCCACGGGCGACTACACCATTGACGAGAAGAGCAAGCAGGTGCACCTCACTGAAGGGGGCATCTCCAAGATTGAGCGCCTGCTGAGCCTCTCGGACCTGTACAGCCCCGAGAACATGGACAAGGCCCACATGATCACCCAGGCCATCCGCGCCCGCGAGCTGTATCAGCGCGAGAAGGATTACATCGTGAACGCCGAGGGCGAGGTCGTGATTATTGACGAGTTCACGGGCCGCTCGATGCCGGGACGCCGCTACGGCGAAGGGCTGCACCAGGCCATTGAAGCCAAGGAAGGCGTGAAAATCGAGAACGAGAACCAGACGCTCGCCACGATCACCTACCAGAATTTCTTCCGCCTGTACAACAAATTTGCGGGCATGACCGGCACCGCCAAGACCGAGGAAAAGGAATTCCTGGACATCTACGGCAGCGACGTGCTGGTGATTCCGACCAACAGGGCGATTCTGCGCAAGGACGCCGACGATCTGGTGTACCGCAGCCGCCTGGGCAAGTACAACGCGGTGGTGCAGGAAGTGGTGGAGATGCACGCCACCGGCCGCCCGGTCCTGATCGGCACGGCCAGCATCGTGACCAGCGAGCAGCTGAGCGACCTGCTGACCCAGGCCGGCGTCAAGCACAGCGTGCTGAACGCCAAGTTCGAGGCCCAGGAAGCCAGCATCGTGGCGCAGGCGGGCCGGTCGGGCACCGTGACCATCGCCACCAACATGGCCGGGCGCGGCACCGACATCATGCTGGGGGGCAACGCCGAATTCATCATTGGGGAAGCCATCGAGCAGAACTTTGGCATCAGCCGCTTCGCCCTCGAGGCCGAGAACTTCATCAAGGCCGTGAGCCGGCTCGACGAGGGCGCCGTGGCCCTGGGCATGCTGATTCCCGGCATGACCGAGGACTTTGCCCGCCAGGCCGTGCAGCTGCAGGCCGATATTCTGGCCGACCGCGAGCGCGTGCGCGAACTGGGCGGCCTGCACATCATCGGCACCGAGCGCCACGAGTCGCGCCGCATTGACAACCAGCTGCGTGGCCGCGCCGGGCGTCAGGGCGACCCCGGGTCAAGCCGCTTCTACGTATCGTTCGAGGACGACCTGATGCGCCTGTTCGCCAATGAACGTGTGGTGGCCATGATGGACCGCCTGGGCATGGACGACACCCAGCCCATTGAAGCCAAGATGGTCACGGGCGCCATTGAAAAGGCGCAGGCCCGCGTGGAAGACCGCAACTTCAGCACCCGTAAGCAGCTGTTGGAATTCGACAACGTGATGAGCAAGCAGCGCGACACCATCTATGCCCAGCGCCGCGAGGTGCTGCTGGGGCCGGATGAGGACGTGGAAGAAAGCGCTGAAGGCATGATCGCGGACTTCGTGGACATGCAGCTGGCCACCTATCTGCCCATTGAGCAGCCGGCCGACACCTGGGACATTGAGGGGCTGCGCGGCGCCGTGGTGGACGCAGTACCGCAGCTGGAGGGCTTTGATTTCGAGGCCCTGCGCGCCATGAGCCCGGCCCAGGCCCAGGACACGCTGCTGCAGGCCGTGGCCGACGCCTTCGACGCCCGCAAGGAAGAACTGAGCCCCACCATGCTCAACAGCCTGTCGCGCTACGTGCTGCTGCAGGTGGTGGATCAGCACTGGAAGGAGCATCTGCACGCCATGGACGTGCTGCGCCAGGGCATTGGCCTGCGCGGCTACGGCCAGCGTGACCCCTTCACCGAATACAAGTTTGAAGCCACGAACATGTTCAACGAGATGATTGACAATCTGAAAGCGGACGTGACCAAGTTCATCTTCCGCATGCAGTTTGGTCAGACCGCGTAA
- a CDS encoding ferritin-like domain-containing protein gives MPALNTLHDLYVKQLRDLYSAETQLLDALPRMAAAASDSTLRTGLERHLDQTRVQAQRLDSLFMDLDCTPGGHTCQAMRGLLAEADELLRRDAPPAVRDAGLIACAQRVEHYEISAYGTAAKLADTLRLPHHAERLRLSEREEQAADLSLSAAATPINRAALGPATAALR, from the coding sequence ATGCCTGCTCTGAACACCCTGCATGACCTGTACGTAAAGCAGCTCCGGGACCTGTATTCTGCTGAGACCCAGCTTCTGGACGCCCTGCCCCGCATGGCCGCCGCCGCCAGTGACTCCACGCTGCGCACCGGTCTGGAGCGCCACCTGGACCAGACCCGGGTGCAGGCGCAGCGCCTGGACAGTCTGTTCATGGACCTGGACTGCACGCCGGGCGGGCACACCTGTCAGGCCATGCGGGGCCTGCTGGCCGAGGCCGATGAGCTGCTGCGCCGCGACGCCCCCCCGGCGGTCAGGGACGCCGGGCTGATTGCCTGTGCTCAGCGGGTCGAGCACTACGAGATCTCGGCTTACGGCACCGCCGCCAAACTGGCCGACACCTTGCGGCTGCCCCACCACGCCGAACGCCTGCGCCTGAGCGAGCGTGAGGAGCAGGCTGCCGATCTCAGCTTGAGTGCTGCGGCCACCCCTATCAACCGCGCTGCCCTGGGCCCGGCCACCGCGGCGCTGCGCTAG